Below is a genomic region from Cellulomonas sp. P24.
GCGAGGCGGCAACGGCAGGCGGTCGACCGCGCCCGCGTCGTCAAGCATGTGCGAATTTGTTGGTTCATGGGCAATACTGTTCGCATGCTTGCGGAGCAGCGCCAGGACCAGATCGTCGCGATGGTGCGCGCGCACGGCGCGGTCCGGGTCGCGGACCTGGTCGAGCGCTTCGGCGTCTCGGACATGACGGTCCGCCGGGACATCGGCGAGCTGGCCCAGGCCGGGCTGCTGCGGCGTGTGCACGGTGGCGCGGTGAGCCCGACCGAGAACGCGCGGGCGAGCGACGAGCCCGGCTTCGAGGCCAAGCGCGCCTGGGCCGCCACGGAGAAACAGGCGATCGCGCGCGCCGCCCTCGCCCTCGTCGAGCCGCACGAGGCGATCGCGCTCTCTGCCGGGACCACCACCCACCTGCTCGCTGCACTGATCGCAGAGACCCCGACGCTGCGCCCGCTCACCGTCGTGACGAACTCGCTGCCCGTCGCGGAGACGCTGCACCGCGCGCCGGGCGTCGGCCTCGACGTCGTGCTGACGGGCGGTACCCGCACACCGTCCGACGCCCTCGTCGGCCCGCTCGCGGTCGCGGCGCTCGGCTCTCTGCGCGTCGACCGCCTGTTCCTCGGCGTCCACGGCCTCGACGCCTCGGGCCTGACCACACCGAACCTCCTGGAGTCGGAGACCGACCGCGCGCTCATCGCGAGCGCCGCGGAGGTCGTCGTCCTCGCCGACCACGGCAAGTGGGGCGTCGTCGGTCTCAGCCGCATCGCCCCGCTCGACACCGTCGACGTCCTCGTCACCGACGACGCACTACCCGAGGACGCCCGCGGCGTCCTGCGCAACGACGTCGGCCGCATCGTCCTCGCCCACCCCGAAGGAGCAGCATCGTGACCAGCACCGCCCCACGGGTTCGGCGCACATCGACCACCTTGGCCGACGGGCGTGAGCTCCTGTACTTCGACGACTCCGAGCCGTACGTCTCCGGGGCCGCGACCCGTCGGCTGGACGACCCGCGACCGCTGCCGGACCGGTTCGCGCCGGTCACGGGCCCGGACGGGATCGAACGGCCCGTCAGCGGGCCCGAGATGCGCTACGACGTCCTCACCGGCGAGTGGGTACCGATGGCCGCGCACCGGATGAACCGGACGTTCCTGCCGCCCGCCGACGCGAACCCGCTCGCACCGGCCAAGCCCGGTGCGGCGTACTCCGACGGCGAGATCCCGGCTGAGGACTACGACGTCGTCGTCTTCGAGAACCGCTTCCCGTCGCTGCTGACCGTGCCCGGGGTGACCGACCAGGTCAGCCCGCTGGACGGCGAGGAGCTCTACCCGGTGCGCCCCGCCGTCGGTCGCTGCGAGGTCATCTGCTTCTCGAGCGACTCGACGGCGAGCCTGGCCTCGGTGACGCCGGGCCGCATGCGCACCGTGATCGAGGCCTGGGCCGACCGCACCACTGCGCTCGGTGCCCTCGACGGCGTCGAGCAGGTGTTCTGCTTCGAGAACCGGGGCAAGGAGATCGGTGTCACGTTGCACCACCCGCACGGGCAGATCTACGCCTACCCGTACCTGACGCCGCGCACCGCCACGATGCTGCGCCAGGCCCGGGCGCACCGCGAGCGCACCGGACGCAACCTGCTGCGGGACGTCCTCGACGCCGAGCTTCGCGCCGGGGTGCGGATCGTCCTGGAGTCCGCGCACTGGGTCGCGTACGTGCCGGCGGCCGCACGGTGGCCCGTCGAGGTGCACCTCGCGCCGCGCCGCGACGTCCCGGACCTCCCCGCCCTGACCGACGACGAGCGGGCCGACCTCGCGACCACCTACCTGACGCTGCTGCAGCGGCTCGACCGGTTCTTCGTCGACCCCGACGGCGCCCCGGTGCCCCTCCCCTACATCGCCGCGTGGCACCAGGCACCTGTGCGTGACGGCCGCGACGACCTGCGCCTGCACCTCCAGCTGTTCTCCGTGCTCCGCGCCCCCGGCAAGCTCAAGTACCTCGCAGGATCGGAGTCGGCGATGGGCGCCTGGATCAGCGACACCACCCCGGAACGGATCGCCGCGCGGCTTCAGGAGCTCGCCCGATGACCGGCGAGTGGCTCACCGCGTGGGACCGCTCCGCGGGTGCGCACAGCGCCGCCGAGCTGTTCCGGTCCCGCTTCGGAGCCGAGCCCGACGGTGTGTGGTCGGCACCGGGTC
It encodes:
- a CDS encoding DeoR/GlpR family DNA-binding transcription regulator; this encodes MGARRRARRQATTGAAEHCRVVSAEGARRQRQAVDRARVVKHVRICWFMGNTVRMLAEQRQDQIVAMVRAHGAVRVADLVERFGVSDMTVRRDIGELAQAGLLRRVHGGAVSPTENARASDEPGFEAKRAWAATEKQAIARAALALVEPHEAIALSAGTTTHLLAALIAETPTLRPLTVVTNSLPVAETLHRAPGVGLDVVLTGGTRTPSDALVGPLAVAALGSLRVDRLFLGVHGLDASGLTTPNLLESETDRALIASAAEVVVLADHGKWGVVGLSRIAPLDTVDVLVTDDALPEDARGVLRNDVGRIVLAHPEGAAS
- the galT gene encoding galactose-1-phosphate uridylyltransferase, with product MVTSTAPRVRRTSTTLADGRELLYFDDSEPYVSGAATRRLDDPRPLPDRFAPVTGPDGIERPVSGPEMRYDVLTGEWVPMAAHRMNRTFLPPADANPLAPAKPGAAYSDGEIPAEDYDVVVFENRFPSLLTVPGVTDQVSPLDGEELYPVRPAVGRCEVICFSSDSTASLASVTPGRMRTVIEAWADRTTALGALDGVEQVFCFENRGKEIGVTLHHPHGQIYAYPYLTPRTATMLRQARAHRERTGRNLLRDVLDAELRAGVRIVLESAHWVAYVPAAARWPVEVHLAPRRDVPDLPALTDDERADLATTYLTLLQRLDRFFVDPDGAPVPLPYIAAWHQAPVRDGRDDLRLHLQLFSVLRAPGKLKYLAGSESAMGAWISDTTPERIAARLQELAR